The Balaenoptera acutorostrata chromosome 13, mBalAcu1.1, whole genome shotgun sequence region ctttcgttgcggtgtgcgagctactcattgcggtggcttctcttgttgtggagcacgggctctaggggcgcagggctcagtaattgtggcttgtgcgctctagagcgtgggctctagaccacaggctcagtagttgtggcgcacgggctcagttgctccgccacatgtgggatcttcccggaccagggctcgaacccgtgacccctgcattcgcaggcggattcttaaccactgcgccaccagggaggtcccccattttgttttttttttatttattttttttaatgcaactgatttttttttttttttttttttaatgaggatcttgaatcagatgcgtatgtttgattgattgattgattgattgattttggctgtgttgggtcttcgtttctgtgcgagggctttctccagttgtggcaagcgggggccactcttcatcgcgatgcgcgggcctctcaccgtcgcggcctctctcgttgcggagcacaggctccagacgcgcaggctcagcagttgtggctcacgggcccagccgctctgcggcatgtgggatcttcccaggccagggctcgaacccgtgtcccctgcattagcaggcagattctcaaccactgcgccaccagggaagcccccccattttgttttaattattacagCTCTGTATAAATCTTGCTATCTGGAGAGCAAGTTCTCCCttcttgtttttctctaagagccTTTGTTTATTCTTGCCTTTGCATTCCCGTATCAATTTTACAATATcaagttttaaaacaaacatgCTGAAATTTGGAACAAAATCGCATTCAATCTTTCCATTATTGagttccaatctatgaacatgacAGTTCTCCATTTACTTGGATATTCTTTAATGTAATTCAATAAAGTTTAGTTTTCTCCCTAAAGGTTTTGGTATTTCTGATAATTTTACATTTCTGatattattttaaactaaattcttGGTCTGAGGTTTCTTGGATCACCTTGGTGATATAAATTTGGGCAGAAATCCACTGGGGGCCCCTTTACAGGGATGTTTTTCTGCCTACTCCTCTCCCACTAAGGTGGTGCACCCTGGTGGCCTGCTGGGGGTGAAGAGAATGGAGCTAGTTACTGGCGGCTTACCTTTGCCATGGGCACAGGCTTCAGGATCCCGGCAAAATGTGTGTGCTGCAGGGTGTGGTGGGCACTTCCAGTTAGGCTTTGCGTCTTTGCAGGCTCTGGACTTTTACATTTCTGTTCCCCTCACTCCTCAACGGCATCAAAACAGCTTAGTTTCAGCTCTGGATTATCATATATCTTATAAGCAAAAGTGCTTTTGAATACTCTGTTTACCTTTCTGGTTTTTTCTTAGTGTTTAGACTGTAATTCCTTATGTCATTTTGGTTCTTGGATGTTttcatgaactttaaaaaattcatccaGCATTATTAGTTGCTTTCCATGAGAGGGTTAGTTTGAATAACCTAGCTTGCCATTATCAAAAACAGGAACTCCAGAAAGGAAGCTAGTTTTCAAATTCTGATTCAGACTAAAACAAGCATTTACCAAGTTGAGAACCAAAGGGAAATGAGGGTAGTGAGGCTGTCTTTGCTTCATAAAAGTcccatatttatttccttttttcagtaTGGCAGTATTGGTAAGGAGCAGGGCtagaaatgaatttgaaaaagacaatttatataaaatctttACTCTTAGCAATAAAACCTTATAATGGTTGAAACAGCATGTTTATAAAATTCCATTATGTCATACATCTTAGCTAAATGATTATACTGACATATGTTTCCTCTACATGCAGAcccaggattttattttaaagcagcTTAATTCATGTTCTTcagagatttaaatattttattccaaaacTATTATAATGATCAGATAAGTACATATATAATAAACCACAGAGCCCATTATGTTTTGCCAGATTTCTCCTTGAATATGACTGCAGATTTCTGCTTTTTATACAGGAATGTAggctaccaaatgtaaataatTCCTATTGATCCTCTGGAAAAAAGCTAGTggaacaaaatattaaaacattactTGCATACTGTAcataatttctttcatctttgaATGTTAACAGTAAAACATTCCTTGGATATTTAAATtcagaaatttaataaatataacgTAGCAAGGAGGATCTCTGTGGAATACAATAAAAcattaatgcattttattttttgtagaaacTAGGAAAAGTTTCACTGgcagaaaacatatgaaagatacatgtaatattaaaaaaaatcaatcatgaGCATTCTTAAAAACACAAGCTGATAAACTAAGATGATCAACTGTTTATGAGTTTTCTGTTAATATTTAGTGGTAGcagttttcagaaattttacaAATCATAGATGAAAAGCTTAAAATTGAAAAATCCTATTCATTTGTTATATTCTcagcgtttctttttttttctggttattttgaAGTGTTTGTACTTTTGTTTCAGATCACAAATGTTCCTTTGATCTTGCCATCTCTTCCAATGACCGTCCTCCCTTCACAGCCGAACTTCTCACAGAATACTCCAGCACTTGCTTCCTGCACACCTGACCATCCTCTGTGCTTCATCTTTGAACCGCAGCAGCCACTAGGGACCTCTGAGACCGAAGCCTTCTGCCTCTCAGGCCTCCTTCTCCTGGGCTTTTACTGACACCAATGTTGCCACCACACACCCTCCTTTTCCTTGGCTCTGGGACTCCACACCTCTGCTTTCTGACCTTATCCCGACTGCTTTTCTCTGCACCTTCTCCCACTCCCCCATTCCTTATGCGTCGATATCCTGTCCTCAAAATTGTCATTTGTGTTCTTCTCTTAGCTGCTTACACGCTCACACATGCCTTCAACTAACATTTCTATGTGGACTCCCCAGACGATACCTTGTTCTGAATTTTAATCTAGTTGTCTATGGATTCAGTCCAACCCAGTTTATGATGGACGGAATCAGTCATCTTCATGTTACGTCTTCCCTACCACTccttcatttctgtatttttaaagggGAATGCTCTTCTTGCATTAGTCAAGTTTGAAAATGCAGCTTCGTCTCTGAGCCTACCTCGCCAGCATGTGCCATCCACAGCCAGTTTCCCTGACCAGCCATTTCTAGTTGTGTTAGTACTGTCTTATTCTCCATTCTCTGCTCCTTGGATTAGGTTTCTGGAATAGTCTCCAGATGATTTCTACATGCCTAAAACTCTCCTGGACCGCCGTGGCCCAGTCCACACGCATTCTGGTCCCTGTGTGAAGCATATGCTGACCACACCAGAATCAGTAGTCACTGTTCCTTAATCACATGTAACCTCATCGGGCCTTTGTTTTAGTTCTTCTCTTTGGAATGTCCTTCTTACTGTTCCTCCCGTGTCCCAAATGTGTCAGGCATAACCACTGTTTATCCTTCAAGGTCTCTGGGGTATTCAATGCCAGTgagtaaaggaaacagaaaaattgtGTCCAGAGATGTAAGATTACAGAGGCCATGGGAGAACAGTGTTTCAAGAAAGGGGTAATCACAGGATAATATTGTTAAGGAGTAAATGAAAATGAGTTAGAAAAGTCCACCGGTGACTATTCTCAAGTGAGCAGTCTACACTCATGATTTCCAATCCCCCCCTGTGCCCCCCTTCTCTCTTACACTCACCCAGTCAGGCTTTCACCTCCATCATGACACAGAAATTGTTTGTCAGAGTCATCAATGACCTCCATACTGTGAAATGGTCAATCCCCAGTCCTCCTCTTACTCCAAAGCCTGCTCCTTTTCATCTCAGTTGATAACAGTTCCATCCTCCCAAGTGATCAAGCCAAAAGCCCTGGAGCCCTTCTCAGCACCTCTTTCCCTCACATTCCTAATCCTGTGGACCTCAGCCTTCACAACATAACCAGAGTCAGCCACTTCTCATCTCCTCCTCTGCTACCAGCCACTTTCATCTTTGCCTGGATTCCTGCAACAGCCTCTCAGCAGGTCTCCCTGTTTCTTCTCCTGAACTCTCCTCTACCCCAGTCTAGTCTaaacacagcagtcagaatgatgCTGCTGAAATCTAAGTCAGATGTGTCACCCCTCTGATCCCAACTCCATTTCACTCAGGGTGAAAGTATGTGTTCTTGATCAGGTCATATCTCCTGGCTTCTTCTCTCCAGCCCATTTAACTCTAGCCACTCTGGGCTCCCTGATGTCTCCCTGAACATATAGGCTGTTCCTTACACCTGGAGAGCTCATCCTTCAGATATCCATGTGGCTAACTCCCTCTCCCCCTGCATGTCTTTGCTCAAGGAAGCCTACCTAAACCATGTCTCTTActttgctctatttttcttttttcctacacTTGTCACTTTCTaatacattatataatttatttgttatgtttattgtctgtctctccctgccAGTGTTCGCTGATATATCCCAAGCATCTACAATAGCTCTTGGTACATGCCAAATactaaataaatgtctgttgtatgAAAGAACGAAAGACTTTGAGAATAAAGGTTCTGTAAAGTGGTGAGAACCTAAAATAGTTTACGTGGGTCCAGCAGCAAATGCATGTGAAGAAATGGAACCACAGAGGTAAAAGAATTTGTAATTTGTCTAAGCCTTTTCATTCCTATATAGTCACTCTGACATAGAAAAATACACttgaaatagtttttttaattaaaaataagacacTATGACACTATGTAGGATACagcataaatattttaagcatcAATAGATAATGACCATGACATCTTTAAGCATTTATCAATACTGACCATTCTTAAGTATCAATAAGTACCCAATACATTGTCAGTTCCAGCATAACAGCAGATGATGAGCAATTTGAAAAAGAGAGCAAGAACTGGTTAGTGAACTTGTTAGTCAGATAAAAGCTAATCATTGACTAACcagtattttttacttatttgctatgtaagcaacaaataaaatataaataatatataataatgtatagtaattatagtaatatctaataaaatataaataaaaataaatagtaacaCAGTAAGCAACAAATactgtgaaatttaaaatatgaaaggtaCAAAAAAAGCTTTTTTACATTTCTATGAAGGTGATTTTTAGCATTAATTTCAGCATACTCAGTTTTTAAATGCAATGGCTGATCTATACATAGGCAAAGAAAatcatttgtttatggttttaaaaTTGTAATGGTTCTAAAACTGACATACAATTGGAATGTGAAGAATGATTTGGGGGCAGGGTAAGGGGTATTCCACAAtgcatataaattaaaacaaggaaccaaaatcttctttaaaataaaccaaaatcttCCAGTGAATTTGAGCACAACAGTTTGGTCTGGACTCTCGTCTCTGAACATGGAGTAGTAaataatcaatcaattaatttatctttgcagtaaattatatatacacacacacacacacacacacatatatgtatatgtctttatatgttatatgtgtatacatattttttggtTAATTTTCATTAGGATAAATAttgtaagatgaaaaataaacctACTTTATATCAGAAAATAGACTGATTCTAACATAAGCAGACTTTGCCATATAAGTTAATATTTATCTAAAGAAGTGCTTTCCTAAAAATTCTAAGTTTTAGACACTAATGGAGTGGAGGAGGGGCTATCAAGATTATTTATATAAAGAATTGGAAGATACTACACTCTACTTAAGCATtggatttatctttttaaattattttgctaaGTCTAAcagtaaaataagtttttattaccTGAGACATGATAACTGGACAGTAGCAGGAAGGCAGCCTAAAGCTACACAGAACAGGAGGAAGACTGGTTTCAAGAATGAGTGCAGGCTATGGTCGACTGACCAAGTGACCAAATATATATCCTTATTAACAGCACCTtcataaacaaatattttcaccACGCCCTCACAAAGTGACATACTGTTTTTTACTGCAGTCTACTAGTTATCTATCATACTAGTTTCAGAATGAGAAAGGCACACTCAAAATAGGCTTTAAACCAGATGTAGTTCCTTATGCAAAtggtaaaataattataaaatagagataattctGGAAAATAGAAACTTTTTCAGTAAAGGTATACAGTAAATTAATAGGGCACAATTTCAAGAACAAGAATTATATTTACAATTTTGAAGTAACGTTTGTATTCATTTTTGCCTTTAATTGCAGTCGTTTAGTGAAGTAGCAAAAGCAGTAAGTCACACTAAAAAAATCTAAGTTCAACTTATACTTGACTCTCTGCTGGATCTTTTTTAATGAAGGATTATTTCAGTGGAATATTTATGAGGATTTTGgtttctttaaatatcttaccaCAACAATTATATCACATTTTGCAAATCAAATATCTAAAATGTTTGAAAGCCAGAATAATACTAGTTAGGAGAGAAGCTCCATTTCTGTTTCCCTCTTTTTATATATTAgataatttatttgtaatatgGACCAAATATCATTGTTGACATTTGTTTCAATACACTTATACTCCTATGTCTTTGCCAGGCACCCAGAATGGGTTTGCTGGAGAATAGACCACATGGCTGATTGCAGTCTTATTTCAGTAACCCAGTGTATAACCTACTACCTGGCACATAGCATAGGCTTAATAAATAAGGCTGAACAAATAACTCTCCCTCCAATATTTTGCTTATATGATTGAAGGCTCTAGTTCTTCTgtgaaatagattttatttttattgagggcTTCCTGTTAGTTTGCATATTTACACTAAAATGAAAGTTAGTGAATCAATGAAGATACGGTAGACCCCCAAAATttaatgcatatatacacattcttttttttctttaaaaatatgctatACCTTATCTGTAAGAGATACACACTAAAGTATTTACGGATAAAACTATACGACATattgaatttgctttaaaatagtaTAGGAAAAAAAGTGTATCTGTGAGAAATAGATGAAACAGAgtggcaaaatattaataattgttgAAGCAGGGTGATAGGTACTGAGAGGTTTTTTATACTATGCATGTTGTGTGGTTTGAAAATTTCAAcagcaaaaataattaattcaaatacatttcaataataaaaagttaaaataaagatatttccaaCTAACACAACTACTATATAGCTGGCATTTTGCAAAGATCTGTACTAGACTAATTATATGACGTTGTTATAGTGAAAGGTTGTGAACAACTTAAATGTCAATCAGTAGGGACAGTTAAATGTAGGATATCCACATTGCAATGGAACACTATCCAACCATGAAAAAACCTGTTGAGTGATAAAAGAGTTTCCACAGCAGCGTATGGAGCCTGATTCCATGTTcacaggagtgtgtgtgtgtccgtccaCTGTTCAGAGTGGTTATCTCTGCAAAGAGGAATTGCacgtggttttttgtttttgtttttttacttttttcttgaaactgttttgtattatttaacaattttagaggggtatatattaatttatatttgggggAATTAATTTTCTATTATGATATCCTATGATTTTTCTCATTATGTTATTCTTTCTAGCTGATGGACGGATGTTTTAATTGTGTTAAAAACTGTGTTAGGTCTTAAATAATTCAAAGTGGGAAAGTGCTATACTTCTAAAACAATATGAAATCTAGAgtagatttcatttatttttaaaaatgaaaataaaagttttaaggcATTCTAGCACATACATTTTTTCCTCAACCACCTACTGACTGCATATAGTAAGCCATCAAAAACTACATAAAActtaacattataaaatatatgaaaatagatTTAAGTATCTTTTGGTAATTCAAATGAGGCTGAAAACTCtattaattatagaaataaatagcatttggaaaataaaataagaaaatgctttGTAGTTTGTTCATAATAAATTCGAATTGAAAATATTCCAACAGTTCTATGCAAAAAAGTATTTGTGGGTATTTCAGTAATATGTTTGTTAGATTAAACAGATGGCAGAACGGAATAAAATGCAATTTCCAGATGCGTGGTTTTGTGATTTCAGTGCTGTGGACTCAGTCTTATCAGCTAAATCTCAAGTTTAACTTTAGCGAGCACTGCAAAATTTTTTGGAGTAAACTTGAACTTAATGATTAACTTCTGAaacatttaagtttaattatctTGGGTAAGAGTCCAAAAGGTAGGTGTTCTAATGGCTATGAAATCTTGTATTTTTAGGCAGTCTGCGCCGTGCCTTGTTCTTAGTCTGCAAAGACCCCAGAACAGAGTGGGTGGGAGCCAGTGATGGGACCTCTCTCTACCTCATCCTTCTTTAGGGGCCTTTACAACACGTTACAGTTGCTGTGTACAGTCCTTAGTCAAGGATTGTACTGTCCCCACCATTTACTAtttccttgctgattttaaggCTTCAAGGAATTAAAAGTAGCTCCTTTGGTACATGAGATAGGGGATCCCTAAACTTGGTAATTCCTATTTTgttaatgtaataaaaaataaatcagggacATCCCTCGTGGCAACAGTgtttaagaatacacctgccaatgcaggggacaagggtttgatcccttgtctgggaagatcccacatgtggtggagcaactaagcccgcaagccacaactattgagcctgcacgcAACAACTACTTAAAcctgctcgcctagagcccgtgctccgcaataagagaagccaccgcaatgagaagcccgcacaccacaacgaagagtagcccccactcaccgcaactagagaaagcttgcacgcagcaacaaagacccaacacagccaaataataatcaatcaatcaatcaatcaatcagaagATATCACCTAAGTTACCTGGTGGATATTTCCTTCTTTCACATCCATGTCCTAAGCTTTAGGAATGATGAGAGATTTCTTAGGTTTTGATTTGTCCAAGTTATGTATCTGTAACCAGATTAAAGAATCACATTTTGTTATAAATTAACTGTATATACTTGCAGTTGTGTTAGATATTCTGTTTCTTAATGTGTTTCTagatgatcttgggcaaatcatttaaatctttatttaggGGTTTTGAAGGTCTATCACATGGTCAATATCCCcagattaaaattgtttttaggttttttacCTGGTTCTTAGAAGAACTGGATTGTCCATAATGGATAGTACTGGAGTGAGGCTTCTTTGAAGTTTCTGAAGAGTCCTGACATAATTTCCTTTTAGACTTGTGGGCTGTTCTGCTTACTATTAATCGGTGGTCACTTACATCAGTTTCTTTAGTTTGATCAACTGATTGTTGCTGCAGCAGTTGGGAATCTTCCGTTTCTGTGTCTGATTCAAAAATGTGTGGTGGTCTTTTCACTTTTAGTGACTCATGGCCTTTCCCTAAAATTTGTGTTATGTATTTGCTtgtcaaattttctttttcattcacttGGAAGTCAACAGCACTTTTTATTACCCCTAACTTGTTATTTGACATCCGAAATACTGAACTATTAGATAGCTGTTTACTTTTACTTAAACTCATGACCGATAATTTTCCACTAGAAGGGGGATTTTCTGTCATATTTTCAAAGGACTCAGTGTTTTTTTCTTGCAGAGATCTAGAAGTCTTCATTTGAATGCTGcgattaaatctttttttaatagctGGATCTAAATTCAGTTTATCATCCTGGATCACACTAGTTTTAAGTGAAAGCAACTTAGATTCTGtaacatgttttcttttcaggTTGTCAGGTTCAAAGATATTTTTGTTCATCTGTAATTGTCGATTTTTGAAAACTGGTATGAATTTAGGGGCAATATTACGTTGGGAGCTAAAATCTGTGTCTTGAACTTGCTTATTTCCTCTATTGAGCTTTGGTACTTCCAGATGTACTTGTGCTGCCTCGTCAGGAAGggatttctttctgctctgaacAGATTCTGGCTGGAGGTGCAGAGTTGAGGACACACAGGGCTTCGGCTGGCTGACCGAAAGCTCCACCTTGTGGTCCGTGGCTACTGAATGAAGTGGAATACTCTGAGCCTGGGCGGGTCTTGTGGAAGGGGCCCTAGCCAGAGAGGACCTGAACTTTTGTTTAGTGGTTAGATTAGGCGGCTTGACTTTCTTTTCCTGAAAGGATAGAGATtaggaaatttagaaaatgtaataatgtccttaatggaaaagaaataagatataAGATATCATCAAAATAAGGATAAAAAGTAACACTACAATACATAGAAcaggtaaagaaaaacaaaaaacaaatgagccTTAGTGAGGACATGTGTATATTTCTTATGATTTGTATCCTTCTTTAGATACCATCCTTTCAAGATAATATTTTAAGATGAAGTTATATTCT contains the following coding sequences:
- the C13H18orf63 gene encoding uncharacterized protein C18orf63 homolog, encoding MNDSRQQSLFFITLPDLHRLCAVRIILSNGVADTEMRSTQVKICRQLLFLHQDILTSPVPEIFTQIWVVMAIPFYKAGKLNAYIEKYGAKVEAPQRVIPVILQNCLSYSLTARLAPAWNKAGHLLVQGREFLSQTGKQSAVVLDINVTETQVCLSIEAYTIRLPPPQLREFDISQSIIKDFETNKNAVIAGHSILSNWCYVLPSMKMGQIISILHTIPPDCPFHSYEDFQVHWDDLYSYKLPENCGTTKIYCNIYFKMIGRRIFTYPLSCIRSQPIQFFPRVDMESVLKSFVSDLKSKLPHICGFPIKMTTKPCYYTQELTKLYLQEKKVKPPNLTTKQKFRSSLARAPSTRPAQAQSIPLHSVATDHKVELSVSQPKPCVSSTLHLQPESVQSRKKSLPDEAAQVHLEVPKLNRGNKQVQDTDFSSQRNIAPKFIPVFKNRQLQMNKNIFEPDNLKRKHVTESKLLSLKTSVIQDDKLNLDPAIKKRFNRSIQMKTSRSLQEKNTESFENMTENPPSSGKLSVMSLSKSKQLSNSSVFRMSNNKLGVIKSAVDFQVNEKENLTSKYITQILGKGHESLKVKRPPHIFESDTETEDSQLLQQQSVDQTKETDVSDHRLIVSRTAHKSKRKLCQDSSETSKKPHSSTIHYGQSSSSKNQIHNLDKSKPKKSLIIPKA